In Sciurus carolinensis chromosome 17, mSciCar1.2, whole genome shotgun sequence, one genomic interval encodes:
- the LOC124968818 gene encoding LOW QUALITY PROTEIN: inhibin beta B chain-like (The sequence of the model RefSeq protein was modified relative to this genomic sequence to represent the inferred CDS: inserted 1 base in 1 codon), with the protein MDGLPGRALGAACLLLLVAGWLGPEAWGSPTPPPSPAAPPPPPPPGAPGASQDTCTSCGGFRRPEELGRVDGDFLEAVKRHILNRLQLRGRPNITHAVPKAAMVTALRKLHAGKVREDGRVEIPHLDGHASPGVDGQERVSEIISFAETDGLASSRVRLYFFVSNEGNQNLFVVQASLWLYLKLLPYVLEKGSRRKVRVKVYFQEQGHGDRWNVVEKKVDLKRSGWHTFPLTEALQALFERGERRLNLDVQCDSCQELAVVPVFVDPGEESHRPFVVVQARLGDNRHRIRKRGLECDGRTNLCCRQQFFIDFRLIGWNDWIIAPTGYYGNYCEGSCPAYLAGVPGSASSFHTAVVNXYRMRGLNPGPVNSCCIPTKLSSMSMLYFDDEYNIVKRDVPNMIVEECGCA; encoded by the exons ATGGACGGGTTGCCCGGTCGGGCGTTGGGGGCCGCCTGCCTTCTGCTCCTGGTGGCGGGCTGGCTGGGGCCCGAGGCCTGGGGCTCCCCCACGCCCCCGCCGTCGCCCGctgcgccgccgccgcccccgccgcccgGAGCTCCAGGCGCCTCGCAGGACACCTGTACGTCGTGCGGCGGCTTCCGGCGGCCTGAAGAGCTGGGCCGGGTGGACGGCGACTTCCTGGAGGCGGTGAAGCGGCACATCTTGAACCGCCTGCAGTTGCGGGGCCGACCCAACATCACGCACGCCGTGCCTAAGGCCGCCATGGTCACGGCCCTGCGCAAGCTGCACGCTGGCAAGGTGCGCGAGGACGGCCGCGTGGAGATCCCACACCTCGACGGCCATGCTAGCCCCGGCGTCGACGGCCAGGAGCGCGTCTCCGAAATCATCAGCTTTGCGGAGACAGATGGCCTCGCCTCCTCCCGGGTTCGCTTGTACTTTTTCGTTTCCAACGAAGGCAACCAGAACCTGTTTGTGGTGCAGGCCAGCCTGTGGCTTTACCTGAAACTTCTGCCCTATGTGCTGGAGAAGGGTAGTCGGCGGAAGGTGCGGGTCAAGGTGTACTTCCAGGAGCAGGGCCATGGCGACAGGTGGAATGTGGTGGAGAAGAAGGTGGACCTCAAGCGTAGTGGCTGGCATACCTTTCCGCTCACAGAGGCCCTCCAGGCCTTGTTCGAGCGGGGTGAACGTCGACTTAACCTGGATGTGCAGTGCGATAGCTGCCAGGAGCTGGCCGTGGTGCCGGTGTTCGTGGACCCCGGTGAGGAGTCACACCGGCCCTTTGTGGTGGTGCAGGCTCGGCTGGGCGACAACAGGCATCGCATCCGGAAGCGGGGCCTGGAGTGTGATGGCCGGACCAACCTCTGTTGCAGGCAACAGTTCTTCATCGACTTCCGGCTCATCGGCTGGAATGACTGGATCATTGCGCCCACTGGCTACTACGGGAACTACTGCGAGGGCAGCTGCCCGGCTTACCTGGCCGGGGTCCCCGGCTCCGCCTCCTCCTTCCACACTGCTGTGGTGA AGTACCGCATGCGGGGCCTGAACCCCGGCCCCGTGAACTCCTGCTGCATCCCCACCAAGCTGAGCTCCATGTCCATGCTCTACTTTGATGACGAGTACAACATCGTCAAGCGGGACGTGCCCAACATGATAGTAGAGGAGTGTGGCTGCGCCTGA